Proteins encoded together in one Temnothorax longispinosus isolate EJ_2023e chromosome 5, Tlon_JGU_v1, whole genome shotgun sequence window:
- the LOC139813887 gene encoding uncharacterized protein, whose protein sequence is MSCRGAAVAACTSRRGHSREGEEAECAPTNGLFASSRTEEVGKKDRRTRKNESWHQTTSGKDVDVVETVADFEKWLKMSSTEPPVPPSIDLDAAKMVEGVDRYLGEEVLSHSCFLSKDPYGLSIDIDLADAKKLNLSSSYDPILQDLTHSENRLLEPPCEKVVDEFMLPEFQLDHLDPLAALTPDDMMVAGEILPSASSQPTLSVESQDVEQNISKTERPTRNNEIPCEKSTQVTLTQLPANLVANEMEDARTEQETVAQSSASSSELFIEALPPMEESSANIIATPMEIATQDMVIEHVKRTKLEPRIIKKRRQMMERVEKKLDKHINGKSFAVDADSQDGMMAVVAISTDKISNMTQIVINTGTEKQIYQGKTSELIEATGNFPKLPKIDTSAAVWNGTVEYGTDNPSNPSSQYEIVISNALEELGITDDSLQPLCATEHDKVWLCPRDGCNRQFGRLYTLKGHLLAHYGVRPFKCDFEGCTWAFYSEFKLKRHKETHLKRKDYVCEVEGCNRRFTTVYNLWSHAKLHSRPNRIVCQVPDCGEKFQTKRALEVHMKSHDQRHAPYVCQHEGCGKRYYSSNALTSHQRSHSYKEVDIKCSWPGCGKIFDKPCRLKAHMRSHTGYKPYPCTFQDCKWAFSSSSKLKRHQKKHTNERKFVCDVPDCGKAFMRSEHLKEHRLTHTEGRLFECCMCDARFSAKSSLYVHIKKHQQTKPDLNVVNDMSESTPNDRKRTRRRESHYSRVKPTKPKRWNTELMNAAETIAKENDVEKQGASACSQGENQMEWLYHCPIDTCGHLISSETSLREHMLKAHSIHCDDLLTKPSSDNADVDYVLYTVHNSPPSSPAAVEEQMVMVTPCDAVILNTSSSRTDCCLPEPEPPPFNTLLKSSETFRNDARTDKRVEKETVSVKEQGSARTDLTYSDWSKLKKNSALMTSVVTETSDVVLGASGDLSEGLLFTEELPSMYYQDDVAGTEYQVLLLDSSPLESASNLRGLE, encoded by the exons ATGTCTTGCAGAGGAGCCGCCGTCGCCGCTTGCACGTCGAGACGAGGACACAGTCGCGAGGGCGAGGAAGCGGAATGCGCGCCCACCAACGGGCTTTTCGCGTCGTCGAGAACGGAGGAGGTCGGTAAGAAGGACCGAAGGACCAGGAAAAATGAGAGCTGGCACCAGACGACGTCTGGGAAGGACGTTGATGTCGTGGAGACGGTAGCCGACTTTGAGAAATGGCTCAAGATGAGTAGCACGGAACCGCCGGTGCCGCCGAGCATAGACCTGGACGCAGCCAAAATGGTGGAGGGCGTGGATCGGTATCTGGGCGAAGAGGTGCTGTCGCACAGCTGCTTCCTGAGTAAAGATCCATATGGCTTGTCCATCGACATCGATCTCGCAGACGCCAAGAAGCTCAACCTGTCATCGAGCTACGATCCGATACTGCAGGATCTGACGCACAGCGAGAACCGGCTACTGGAACCACCGTGCGAGAAGGTCGTCGACGAGTTTATGCTACCGGAGTTCCAGCTGGATCATTTGGATCCATTGGCAGCGCTCACCCCGGACGACATGATGGTGGCCGGTGAGATTCTGCCGTCCGCGAGCAGCCAACCAACGTTAAGCGTGGAGAGTCAAGATGTcgaacaaaatatttccaaaacaGAACGTCCAACGCGGAACAATGAGATCCCGTGCGAGAAATCCACGCAGGTTACTCTCACGCAGCTACCGGCGAATTTAGTCGCGAACGAGATGGAAGATGCGAGGACAGAACAGGAAACTGTAGCACAATCTTCGGCAAGTTCCTCGGAGCTCTTCATCGAGGCTCTACCGCCGATGGAGGAGAGCTCGGCGAATATCATAGCGACGCCCATGGAAATAGCCACGCAAGACATGGTAATAGAACACGTGAAAAGGACGAAACTCGAACCTCGCATTATCAAGAAACGTCGACAGATGATGGAGCGCGTGGAGAAGAAGCTCGACAAGCATATCAACGGCAAGAGCTTTGCCGTTGATGCGGACTCGCAGGACGGCATGATGGCCGTGGTTGCTATATCCACTGACAAGATCTCCAACATGACGCAGATCGTTATCAATACTGGCACAGAGAAACAAATCTATCAAGGCAAAACCTCAGAATTGATCGAGGCGACAGGCAACTTCCCAAAATTGCCCAAGATAGATACTTCCGCCGCGGTTTGGAACGGCACGGTTGAGTATGGTACCGATAATCCGAGTAATCCGAGTAGTCAATATGAAATTGTTATATCCAATGCATTGGAGGAACTAGGCATCACCGACGACAGCCTGCAGCCCTTGTGCGCCACTGAACACGACAAGGTGTGGCTCTGCCCACGAGACGGCTGTAACAGACAGTTCGGCAGATTGTACACTCTGAAAGGTCATTTGTTGGCCCACTATGGAGTTAGACCGTTTAAG TGCGACTTCGAGGGCTGCACTTGGGCCTTTTATTCCGAGTTCAAGCTGAAAAGACACAAGGAGACGCATCTGAAGCGCAAGGATTACGTGTGCGAGGTGGAAGGCTGCAATCGTCGTTTCACCACCGTCTACAATCTGTGGAGCCACGCGAAATTGCACAGTCGTCCCAATCGGATCGTTTGCCAGGTGCCAGACTGCGGCGAGAAATTTCAAACGAAACGAGCATTGGAAGTACACATGAAATCACACGACCAACGCCATGCACCTTACGTGTGCCAGCACGAGGGTTGTGGCAAACGTTACTACAGTAGCAACGCATTGACGTCACATCAGCGATCACACAGCTACAAGGAAGTGGACATCAAATGTTCGTGGCCGGGCTGCGGCAAGATTTTCGACAAGCCATGTCGACTCAAAGCCCATATGCGTTCTCACACCGGCTACAAGCCCTATCCTTGTACTTTCCAGGACTGCAAGTGGGCCTTTTCATCGTCCAGTAAGCTCAAGCGCCACCAGAAGAAGCACACGAATGAGCGCAAATTTGTGTGCGACGTGCCGGACTGCGGCAAGGCGTTTATGCGCTCGGAACATCTGAAGGAACACCGGCTGACGCACACGGAAGGTCGCCTCTTCGAGTGCTGTATGTGTGATGCTCGATTCTCCGCCAAGAGCAGTTTATACGTGCATATTAAGAAGCATCAGCAGACCAAACCGGATTTGAACGTGGTCAATGATATGTCCGAAAGCACTCCCAATGATCGGAAACGCACGAGAAGAAGAGAATCTCATTACTCGCGAGTGAAGCCGACTAAGCCGAAGCGATGGAACACAGAACTGATGAACGCCGCGGAGACTATCGCGAAGGAAAACGACGTCGAGAAGCAGGGCGCCAGCGCGTGTTCCCAGGGTGAGAATCAAATGGAGTGGCTATACCATTGTCCGATAGATACATGCGGGCATTTGATCAGCAGCGAGACCAGTCTACGCGAGCACATGTTAAAAGCACACAGCATACATTGCGACGATTTGCTGACTAAGCCGTCTTCAGACAATGCCGACGTAGATTACGTTTTATATACCGTGCACAACTCACCTCCAAGTTCACCCGCTGCCGTCGAAGAACAGATGGTCATGGTGACTCCGTGCGATGCCGTCATCCTCAACACCTCCTCGTCAAGAACGGATTGTTGTTTGCCGGAACCGGAACCGCCACCTTTCAACACCTTGCTGAAAAGCTCGGAAACGTTCCGAAATGATGCGCGAACTGACAAGCGGGTCGAGAAGGAAACTGTATCGGTGAAGGAGCAGGGCTCGGCAAGGACAGATCTAACATATTCCGACTGGTCTAAACTGAAGAAGAACAGTGCATTGATGACGTCGGTGGTAACGGAAACGTCGGACGTTGTACTGGGCGCGAGTGGTGATTTGAGCGAGGGTCTGTTGTTCACAGAAGAATTGCCGTCGATGTACTATCAGGACGATGTGGCAGGTACGGAATACCAGGTGCTGCTATTAGACTCAAGTCCGCTCGAGAGTGCTAGTAATTTGCGCGGTCTCGAGTGA
- the Vmat gene encoding synaptic vesicular amine transporter — MGGGDWSGWLQRCRQSRRLVLVIVAIALLLDNMLLTTVVPIIPEFLYDIKHPNATLSEHLEGSASHQTTVVTTTSPTATTTPKCTCAPNISVASPLEFLHVTTPSMNLSEITAANLTSPDTKEKEQRHRELLEETVAVGMMFASKAFVQLLANPIVGPLTHKIGYSIPMFTGFIIMFLSTLIFAFGRSYGILFLARALQGIGSSCSSVSGMGMLAERYQDDKERGNAMGIALGGLALGVLIGPPFGGVMYEFVGKSAPFLILSALALGDGLLQLLMLQPSVVYTEAEPPSLKSLITDPYIILAAGAITFANMGIAMLEPSLPIWMMDTMGASRWKQGATFLPASISYLIGTNLFGPLGHKMGRWLASLIGLVVIGICLMCIPLARSIDHLIVPNAGLGFAIGMVDSSMMPELGYLVDIRHSAVYGSVYAIGDVAFCLGFAIGPALSGTLVNSIGFEWMLFGIALLNFAYAPLMYFLRAPPTKEEKKSLIIGEKSSVRYVTYQNEEEDQ; from the exons TTCCAATAATACCGGAATTTCTCTACGATATCAAACATCCTAACGCAACATTAAGCGAGCACCTGGAAGGAAGTGCATCTCATCAAACTACGGTCGTCACCACCACGTCGCCAACGGCAACAACAACGCCAAAATGCACTTGTGCTCCAAACATATCAGTTGCATCTCCATTGGAATTTTTACATGTTACGACTCCTTCTATGAATCTATCAG aaattacCGCAGCCAATCTCACATCGCCGGACACGAAGGAAAAAGAGCAGAGACATCGAGAATTACTAGAAGAGACCGTAGCAGTAGGAATGATGTTCGCTTCCAAAGCTTTTGTTCAATTGTTGGCTAACCCGATAGTTGGGCCATTGACCCACAA aATCGGATACAGCATACCTATGTTTACCGGATTCATTATCATGTTCCTATCTACGCTGATTTTTGCTTTCGGACGAAGCTACGGTATACTTTTCCTAGCGCGAGCTCTTCAGGGTATCGGTTCATCGTGCTCTAGTGTTTCTG GTATGGGTATGTTAGCGGAGAGATATCAGGACGACAAAGAACGCGGTAACGCGATGGGTATCGCGCTAGGCGGTCTGGCCCTTGGCGTCCTTATTGGCCCTCCATTCGGCGGAGTAATGTACGAATTTGTAGGAAAATCCGCCCCGTTTTTAATCCTTTCCGCGTTAGCCCTTGGCGATGGAC TATTGCAGCTTTTGATGCTTCAACCGTCGGTTGTGTACACGGAAGCGGAACCACCGTCGTTGAAGTCCCTTATCACCGATCCTTACATCATTTTAGCAGCTG GCGCGATAACGTTCGCAAATATGGGCATCGCTATGCTGGAACCGAGCCTACCTATCTGGATGATGGATACGATGGGCGCAAGCCGCTGGAAACAAGGAGCGACGTTTTTACCGGCGAGCATCAGTTACTTGATTGGGACGAATCTTTTCGGGCCGCTCGGGCACAAAATGGGCAG ATGGCTAGCTTCCCTGATAGGACTCGTCGTCATTGGTATCTGCTTGATGTGT ATTCCGTTAGCAAGAAGTATCGATCACTTGATCGTACCGAACGCGGGATTGGGATTCGCGATCGGAATGGTGGACAGTTCAATGATGCCCGAGCTGGGATATCTGGTTGACATAAGGCATAGCGCTGTTTACGGAAGCGTTTACGCCATCGGCGATGTGGCGTTCTGCCTCGGCTTTGCTATAG GTCCAGCGTTGAGCGGAACTTTGGTCAACAGCATTGGTTTCGAATGGATGCTTTTCGGCATAGCTTTGTTAAACTTCGCTTACGCACCTCTCATGTATTTCCTAAGGGCGCCGCCAAccaaagaagagaaaaag TCGTTAATAATTGGCGAGAAATCGTCCGTGCGTTATGTCACCTACCAGAACGAGGAAGAGGACCAgtga